A single window of Syngnathus acus chromosome 23, fSynAcu1.2, whole genome shotgun sequence DNA harbors:
- the dcp1b gene encoding mRNA-decapping enzyme 1B: MTATCADSGGGLTAKGLDISLAALQRHDPYINHIVDVASQVALYTYNNRTNEWEKTEVEGTLFIYTRLASPTHGFTIMNRLRMENLTEPITKDLDFQLQDPFLLYRNARLVIHGIWFYDKADCQRIAMRMKILTQQKQVVVQGGWLPPSGSAGGVQDEEQVVDIIQMLTKAHSQYDKGKSTCEPKEIGGSGVLFGKPNLIKPIPVKPTTPDNNASESKSLSLATLFGSQPQHSPKLDSASPSSAPVTTKASRPPVARTLTYETSAAKEVTREENAPSHHPHQHCPAILKLMQGQREAPSGVLQTLSESPENRLCDNGVPLDRHQHQHVCHHQMHHHHQLDPIKRLFQNAAAPCCAAPCSHTGVPPHIPGALSPHELVHKLQLVQQQQSQAPPEAPRLGPTLAPRFQGPSSVATAAPKLQGPSPQIIPATVAPTLLLSPSVFSQVKSDVASPAAATAQDPYPSASSSYTPQKETRVLSRNQLQAVLLHLIQTDNSFLDTIYEAYVGNFCSRP; encoded by the exons ATGACAGCGACTTGCGCCGACAGTGGCGGAGGTCTGACCGCTAAAGGACTGGACATCAGCCTGGCCGCTTTGCAAAGACACGATCCCTACATTAACCACATCGTGGATGTGGCCAGCCAGGTGGCCCTGTACACGTACAACAACAGAACCAATGAGTGG gaaAAGACTGAAGTGGAAGGGACTCTGTTCATCTACACGAG gctggCCTCGCCCACACATGGCTTCACCATCATGAACAGACTCAGGATGGAGAACCTGACGGAGCCCATTACCAAAGACCTGGACTTCCAGCTGCAGGACCCCTTCCTGCTCTACCGCAACGCACGGC tGGTCATCCATGGCATTTGGTTCTACGACAAGGCTGACTGCCAGCGCATCGCCATGAGGATGAAAAT actGACCCAGCAGAAGCAAGTGGTGGTGCAAGGTGGTTGGCTGCCCCCTAGTGGAAGTGCAGGTGGTGTGCAGGATGAAGAGCAGGTGGTGGACATCATCCAGATGCTGACTAAAGCTCACAGCCAGTATGACAAG GGGAAATCGACTTGCGAGCCAAAGGAAATTGGCGGCAGCGGTGTTCTGTTCGGGAAGCCCAACCTCATCAAACCCATCCCCGTCAAGCCAACCACTCCG GACAACAATGCGAGCGAGTCCAAGTCGCTCTCTCTGGCTACCTTATTTGGCTCTCAGCCTCAACACTCGCCCAAACTTGACTCCGCCTCTCCATCCTCCGCACCAGTAACCACAAAAGCCTCTCGCCCTCCCGTCGCACGCACCCTCACCTACGAAACTTCGGCGGCCAAGGAAGTCACTCGGGAGGAAAACGCCCCGTCCCATCATCCCCATCAGCACTGCCCGGCCATTTTGAAGCTCATGCAGGGGCAGAGGGAGGCTCCCAGCGGGGTCCTTCAGACGCTGTCTGAGTCGCCCGAAAACCGGCTGTGCGACAACGGCGTTCCGCTGGATCGCCATCAGCACCAGCACGTTTGCCACCATCAGATGCACCATCACCACCAACTCGATCCAATCAAGAGACTCTTCCAAAACGCCGCTGCCCCTTGTTGTGCAGCGCCGTGTTCGCACACAG GTGTTCCTCCGCACATCCCGGGTGCGCTTTCCCCCCACGAGCTGGTCCACAAGCTACAGCtggtccagcagcagcaaagccAGGCCCCGCCGGAAGCGCCGCGCCTCGGCCCCACGCTGGCCCCTCGCTTCCAGGGCCCTTCCAGCGTGGCCACGGCGGCCCCGAAGTTGCAG GGGCCTTCTCCGCAGATAATCCCAGCCACCGTGGCCCCGACGTTGCTCCTCTCCCCCAGCGTCTTCTCTCAGGTGAAATCGGATGTGGCGTCACCAGCCGCTGCCACCGCGCAAGACCCCTACCCATCCGCCTCCTCCAGTTACACGCCTCAGAAGGAAACCAGAGTTCTGTCTAGAAACCAGCTCCAGGCAGTCTTATTGCACCTGATCCAG ACTGACAACTCCTTCCTGGACACCATCTATGAGGCCTACGTTGGGAATTTTTGCTCACGGCCATGA